A region from the Fusibacter sp. A1 genome encodes:
- a CDS encoding pyridoxal phosphate-dependent aminotransferase, with protein MLSNRVNNITPSMTLGISTKVKELSRAGIEVLNLSIGEPDFFTPDGAKDSAIEAIHSNKTKYDAATGVLELRQAICKKLEKENSISYRPEEIVVSSGAKHSITNTLMAITNPGDEVIVPIPYWVSYPEMVKLTEGVPVFVETEFENNFKLKPQELRNAITDKTKAIFITNPSNPTGAVYTKDELKALADICVQHGIYIIADEIYERMCYLDEFTSIASLSEEIKEITITINGLSKSVSMTGWRVGYTASRADIAKGMGSIQGHLVSHPSTISQYAAIGGLTNCDDDIAHMKSVYKQRKDQAIEWIEAIEGLSVVKPDGAFYIFINIGPLRDKIDSKDLSLTVCNRLLDEYKVAFVPGVAFGHDDFIRMSYATDLDTIKEGIERLKNLVDTL; from the coding sequence ATGTTATCAAACAGAGTAAATAATATTACACCGTCAATGACATTAGGTATCAGTACGAAGGTAAAGGAACTAAGTCGTGCTGGAATAGAAGTATTGAATCTTAGCATCGGCGAACCGGACTTCTTCACTCCAGATGGAGCGAAAGACTCAGCAATCGAAGCCATACACTCCAACAAGACAAAATACGATGCCGCCACCGGCGTATTGGAACTGAGACAAGCCATTTGCAAAAAACTCGAGAAAGAGAATTCGATTAGCTATAGACCGGAGGAAATCGTGGTTTCCAGTGGTGCGAAACACTCCATCACGAATACTCTCATGGCTATTACAAACCCAGGTGATGAAGTCATCGTACCTATCCCTTACTGGGTAAGCTATCCGGAGATGGTCAAGCTGACAGAAGGCGTGCCTGTATTTGTAGAGACTGAATTCGAGAACAACTTCAAGCTGAAGCCGCAAGAGTTGAGAAATGCGATTACCGATAAGACCAAAGCCATCTTCATCACAAATCCTTCGAATCCGACTGGCGCCGTTTACACAAAAGATGAGCTTAAAGCGCTCGCTGACATTTGTGTGCAGCATGGCATCTATATCATTGCCGATGAAATCTATGAGCGCATGTGCTACTTGGATGAATTCACATCCATCGCCTCGCTTTCAGAAGAGATAAAAGAGATCACGATCACCATCAACGGTTTGAGCAAATCGGTTTCCATGACCGGTTGGAGAGTCGGTTACACAGCGTCCAGAGCGGATATTGCCAAGGGAATGGGTTCAATTCAAGGTCATCTTGTTTCTCACCCAAGTACCATTTCTCAATATGCCGCGATAGGTGGTCTGACAAATTGTGATGACGACATCGCCCACATGAAATCCGTCTACAAGCAAAGAAAAGATCAAGCCATCGAGTGGATAGAAGCCATTGAAGGATTATCCGTCGTTAAGCCAGACGGTGCCTTCTACATCTTTATCAACATCGGTCCACTCAGAGACAAGATCGATTCAAAGGACTTATCCTTGACGGTCTGCAACCGACTTCTTGACGAGTATAAGGTCGCCTTCGTTCCTGGTGTAGCTTTTGGTCATGATGATTTCATCAGAATGTCTTATGCTACTGATCTTGATACGATTAAGGAAGGCATCGAACGACTTAAAAACTTAGTAGACACTTTATAA
- a CDS encoding aminotransferase class I/II-fold pyridoxal phosphate-dependent enzyme has product MFRDDLMKVLKKDLISAHMPGHKYKRIHGGNLLKMDTTEIEGTDNLHHPTGIIKKAMDHARDAYGSDATHFLVGGSTVGILAAIMGSTKRGEQILVGRDCHQSVYHACMLKGLTYETVGPIWSSSGTIEGYEEQAILDCLAKNESIKVVVITSPSYYGYTTDLGSVVELMDKREGIVIVDEAHGAHLNFSSKSRVSALNMGAHIVVQSTHKTLPAMTQTGVIHFKNAHRCYSGVTEYLKILQSSSPSYVLIASIDEAIHYMVDNRQRQDNLFGHIVELKATRLKRWLSGVKEQDDPFKIWLHTAPVGYTGYEINQLLISHGIYCELSNHSGVLLYLSIMNTEAELEAIADVLDGVVMKTPLAPIRVMYPAPIRLYDKDQLDRLCEEVVNLDDAAGKVAAQRIVPYPPGIPLIMPGELITEEHVTIIRGLMGDHHEIIGMEMERENIRVVSR; this is encoded by the coding sequence ATGTTTCGTGATGACCTGATGAAGGTCCTGAAGAAGGATTTGATTTCCGCACACATGCCTGGACATAAATATAAGCGTATCCATGGTGGAAATCTGCTTAAGATGGATACTACAGAAATTGAGGGAACGGACAATCTACATCATCCCACGGGAATCATAAAAAAAGCGATGGATCATGCAAGGGATGCCTATGGAAGTGATGCCACGCACTTTTTAGTGGGTGGATCGACGGTTGGAATACTCGCCGCGATCATGGGATCGACAAAGAGAGGCGAGCAAATTCTCGTTGGAAGAGACTGCCATCAGTCTGTATACCACGCTTGTATGCTGAAAGGTTTGACCTATGAGACGGTCGGGCCGATCTGGAGTTCGAGCGGAACCATTGAGGGATATGAGGAACAGGCGATACTGGACTGCTTAGCGAAGAACGAATCGATTAAGGTCGTGGTGATCACTTCTCCGAGTTACTACGGCTATACGACAGACCTTGGTTCTGTAGTCGAGCTGATGGATAAAAGAGAAGGCATCGTGATTGTCGACGAGGCGCATGGCGCACACCTTAATTTCAGCTCTAAAAGTCGCGTTTCCGCGCTTAATATGGGGGCGCATATCGTTGTGCAAAGTACTCATAAGACCCTGCCCGCGATGACCCAGACAGGTGTGATACATTTTAAAAATGCGCATAGATGCTATTCGGGAGTTACCGAGTATCTGAAGATATTGCAATCGAGTTCACCAAGTTATGTGCTGATCGCCTCCATAGACGAAGCCATCCATTATATGGTCGACAACAGACAGAGGCAAGACAATCTTTTCGGCCATATCGTGGAACTTAAGGCTACTAGATTAAAAAGATGGCTAAGTGGAGTAAAAGAGCAGGATGATCCCTTTAAGATCTGGCTGCATACCGCTCCTGTAGGTTATACAGGATATGAGATCAACCAACTGCTCATAAGCCATGGCATCTACTGTGAGCTAAGCAACCATAGCGGTGTTCTGCTGTACTTAAGTATCATGAATACAGAAGCCGAACTTGAAGCCATTGCGGATGTACTTGATGGCGTGGTCATGAAAACACCCCTTGCGCCGATTAGGGTGATGTATCCGGCACCGATACGTCTTTACGACAAGGACCAACTAGATAGACTCTGTGAGGAAGTGGTCAACCTAGATGATGCGGCTGGAAAAGTGGCTGCCCAGAGAATCGTGCCATATCCGCCGGGTATTCCACTTATCATGCCTGGTGAACTGATCACTGAGGAACACGTTACAATCATCAGGGGACTGATGGGCGACCATCATGAAATCATCGGTATGGAGATGGAAAGAGAGAACATCAGAGTTGTCAGTAGATGA
- the murI gene encoding glutamate racemase gives MKSNKCAPIGVFDSGLGGVSVVNTIRKILPNENIIYYGDSKHAPYGPQTVEQVIGHSQRIVEYFITLGVKAVVIACNTATSAAASHLRNQYELPIIGMEPALKPAALAHPGGHIAVLATEMTLRESKFEKLMDQYLDEVTIIKCPTPEFVELVESQKVTYQEVYRILDQVISKEERNQISGVVLGCTHFIFLKQTISAYFNHTVNIYDGNLGTSFHLKRTLQDLDLLCDDAGKGSVTIENSAGEQMVELATELLEKDI, from the coding sequence GTGAAGAGTAATAAATGTGCGCCAATCGGTGTGTTCGATTCAGGACTTGGCGGAGTTAGCGTCGTAAACACGATTAGGAAAATACTGCCCAATGAGAATATAATCTATTATGGCGACAGCAAGCACGCCCCGTATGGACCACAGACAGTAGAACAGGTGATTGGACATTCACAGAGGATTGTCGAGTATTTTATAACGTTGGGGGTCAAGGCTGTGGTGATAGCCTGCAATACGGCGACAAGCGCTGCCGCGTCCCATCTTCGTAACCAGTATGAATTGCCAATCATCGGTATGGAACCTGCTCTTAAACCAGCCGCTCTCGCCCATCCCGGTGGCCATATCGCAGTCCTTGCCACTGAGATGACGCTTAGGGAGTCTAAATTTGAAAAGTTGATGGATCAATATTTGGATGAGGTGACCATTATCAAATGTCCCACTCCGGAGTTTGTCGAACTGGTGGAAAGTCAGAAGGTGACCTATCAAGAGGTTTATCGCATCTTGGATCAGGTCATTTCAAAAGAGGAACGTAATCAAATTAGCGGCGTTGTTCTAGGTTGCACGCATTTCATTTTTTTAAAGCAAACAATCAGCGCGTATTTCAATCATACCGTCAATATCTATGACGGTAACCTGGGCACATCCTTTCATTTAAAGCGGACCTTACAAGACTTGGATCTTTTATGTGATGATGCAGGTAAAGGCAGTGTGACGATTGAGAATTCGGCAGGAGAGCAAATGGTTGAATTAGCCACAGAGCTGTTGGAGAAGGATATATGA
- a CDS encoding thymidylate kinase, producing the protein MGLLITIEANDGSGKETQSKRLLKRLTDEGYPVRLVSFPNYESESSALVKMYLKGDFGQNADDVSPFASSVFFAVDRFASYKKEWSDFYAEGGIVIADRYTTANMVHQSTKFESVEEVDKFLMWLENFEYELMGIPRPDLTFFLDVPVEHSIAVIEKRANKIDGSEVKDIHERDHSHLSRAYEASKHIGELFGWHRIECMLDREFRPIDAIHEDIYRVVGKLLKERFQVERSDV; encoded by the coding sequence ATGGGACTTTTAATTACGATAGAAGCAAACGACGGAAGCGGCAAGGAAACGCAAAGCAAGAGACTGCTAAAACGATTGACCGATGAGGGTTATCCTGTGCGACTGGTTTCGTTTCCAAATTATGAAAGCGAGTCCTCCGCCCTTGTGAAAATGTACCTGAAAGGCGATTTCGGTCAAAATGCGGATGATGTGAGCCCGTTCGCGTCCTCGGTATTTTTCGCGGTTGACCGCTTCGCTTCCTATAAAAAGGAATGGTCTGATTTTTACGCTGAAGGCGGAATTGTCATAGCTGACAGATATACCACTGCGAACATGGTGCATCAATCCACTAAATTCGAGAGTGTGGAGGAAGTGGATAAGTTTCTGATGTGGTTGGAGAACTTCGAATATGAGCTAATGGGTATTCCTAGACCTGATTTGACCTTCTTTCTCGATGTTCCTGTAGAGCATTCGATTGCAGTAATCGAGAAAAGAGCGAACAAGATAGACGGTTCGGAAGTAAAGGACATTCATGAAAGAGACCACAGCCACCTCAGTCGCGCCTATGAGGCGTCTAAGCATATAGGCGAGCTCTTTGGATGGCATAGGATCGAATGCATGTTAGATCGTGAGTTCAGACCCATTGACGCCATCCATGAGGATATCTACCGTGTGGTGGGTAAACTGCTTAAAGAACGTTTTCAAGTGGAGCGCAGCGATGTTTGA